From a region of the Helicobacter hepaticus ATCC 51449 genome:
- the accA gene encoding acetyl-CoA carboxylase carboxyl transferase subunit alpha, translating to MATYLDFEQKIKNLQDDIESAIISGDNDAISILEKELEKEVSSVYSNISDYQKLQLARHPDRPYAMDYIESILKNPYEINGDRHFKDDKAIVCFLGKIGEQTTMIIGEEKGRGTKNKLARNFGMPSPEGYRKALRAAKLAEKFHIPILMLVDTQGAYPGLGAEERGQSEAIARNLQEFAKLKTPTIAVVIGEGGSGGALAIAVADKLAMMQYSIFSVISPEGCAAILWNDPSKIESATKALKITPIELKKCGLIDDVINEPLIGAHRDKESAAKAIESYFLKAFEEISQDDNYLNKRYQKLMNYGAFS from the coding sequence ATGGCAACCTATCTTGATTTTGAACAAAAAATTAAAAATCTCCAAGATGATATAGAATCTGCTATTATAAGTGGTGATAATGATGCTATATCAATCCTTGAAAAAGAGCTTGAAAAAGAAGTATCTAGCGTATATTCTAATATAAGTGATTACCAAAAATTACAGCTTGCACGCCACCCTGATCGTCCTTATGCAATGGATTATATTGAATCTATTCTCAAAAATCCTTATGAGATTAATGGAGACAGACATTTTAAAGATGATAAGGCAATCGTATGTTTTCTTGGTAAAATAGGTGAACAGACTACAATGATTATTGGTGAGGAAAAAGGAAGAGGCACAAAAAATAAACTTGCACGTAATTTTGGTATGCCAAGCCCTGAAGGCTATCGTAAGGCTTTGCGTGCGGCAAAGCTTGCCGAGAAATTTCATATTCCTATCCTTATGCTTGTAGATACACAAGGGGCTTATCCCGGATTAGGAGCAGAAGAACGCGGACAAAGTGAGGCAATTGCTAGAAATTTGCAAGAATTTGCCAAACTCAAAACGCCAACGATTGCGGTTGTTATTGGCGAAGGAGGAAGCGGTGGTGCATTAGCTATTGCAGTGGCAGACAAGCTTGCTATGATGCAATATTCTATCTTTAGTGTTATCTCCCCAGAAGGTTGTGCAGCGATATTATGGAATGATCCTTCAAAAATAGAATCTGCAACAAAGGCACTTAAAATTACGCCTATTGAGCTTAAAAAATGCGGGTTAATTGATGATGTTATCAATGAACCACTTATTGGTGCTCATAGAGATAAGGAATCTGCAGCAAAGGCTATAGAATCGTATTTTCTTAAAGCGTTTGAAGAAATATCACAAGATGATAACTACCTCAATAAACGCTATCAAAAGTTAATGAATTATGGGGCTTTTAGCTAA